A stretch of the Arachis stenosperma cultivar V10309 chromosome 6, arast.V10309.gnm1.PFL2, whole genome shotgun sequence genome encodes the following:
- the LOC130935216 gene encoding thioredoxin-like 3-1, chloroplastic has product MSATGLLYPHILYGEVVVYQRDQQHQHQHQCLVSSSSGRYVFLSSLKSSSGCWNASFGQRIRRRNLRVEATWPDLSRPSVIEMESIDDSEHLDQILLHAQQNSQPIIIDWMAAWCRKCIYLKPKLEKLAAEYDTKIKFYYVDVNKVPQTLVKRGNISKMPTIQLWKDGEMKAEVIGGHKAWLVIEEVREMILKFV; this is encoded by the exons ATGTCTGCTACAGGGTTATTATATCCACATATTCTCTATGGTGAAGTCGTAGTTTACCAGAGAGATCAACAGCACCAGCACCAGCACCAGTGCTTGGTAAGTAGTAGTAGTGGCAGATACGTGTTTTTATCTTCATTGAAGAGTAGTAGTGGTTGCTGGAACGCTTCTTTTGGGCAGAGGATTAGACGGAGGAATTTGAGAGTTGAAGCGACGTGGCCAGATTTGTCAAGACCAAGTGTCATAGAGATGGAatccattgatgatagtgagcACCTTGATCAAATTCTGCTTCATGCTCAGCAAAATTCACAACCCATCATCATTGATTG GATGGCTGCTTGGTGCCGTAAATGCATATATTTGAAGCCCAAGTTGGAGAAATTGGCTGCAGAGTATGACACAAA GATCAAATTTTATTACGTGGATGTGAATAAAGTGCCTCAGACTCTAGTGAAGCGTGGCAATATCTCT AAAATGCCAACAATTCAGTTGTGGAAAGATGGGGAGATGAAAGCAGAGGTGATTGGAGGCCACAAGGCCTGGCTAGTCATTGAAGAAGTCAGAGAAATGATCCTAAAGTTTGTATAG